The Styela clava chromosome 2, kaStyClav1.hap1.2, whole genome shotgun sequence genome contains a region encoding:
- the LOC120335373 gene encoding uncharacterized protein LOC120335373, with amino-acid sequence MESLKSTKKPKDPFQTELSAAVKKHRGFNPHVEYTSESEDDYDDDEYDDDFEEEVSTHHSSLKLSPKYSHKSKQDDDWELPSYLKDDDDDDGYGDGGSMFLKQSTLKKQNKPLFDPLGLNKDSSMPNSGMISEDSESTNNDYADDPILALLNPKPKKEKQPKPAKRHGKNKESDQSFLPTAGPKRSLSPQQSGMDLSGKNFGSSIGYQQKRMKSPVADLSSPKGRKSPSREKVISPNRSAELKRSLEMQDQRSGLIDKRPGSRPKTPQSPMLSGKHSPELKGIITTMKSSDSQISLGESKKKKGSDKSESFVDFLLDPSQPKPAPRKKGSRTTSEGSQPSQSLSPKTIKKENKERKKSPDRLGSPDVLKKQRTLSGERERSKSPKHRSLSPGTDKRTLSSMPLPSLQPMAKPLSTRTINQNQGFQLQGDILPEPVPKVSRAEKEKSHSDADDLLALFNQAIKDEPVDFHAHAREKEKVKSPLDDIVQKTAEQKMHEVPRQRSSRLLIDNVIDNVAQHNDGSLSDHSSMSGKDDHEHKTPRKRSGRKSYRTPPANYQGLGSLTMLKELKKKDEKKDKDDLSQSVTSEDIRKKIYLEWLAKREEEKKIKRKQELKEKKEQEKKLKDEKEDKVKENMIVRKKWEEVKIEQDKEKAKEKRKQERNTEKEKEEKEKQKRKSEKDADKRRQQLLEEAKIKHRAEMKKKHNEEMKIENNKQKQKKENEKAVEKWMDRRSQKWVEDRKKEQKEKSKLQKKDEKDKKEAAEEAEERYKTWRERKDNQLKASMRESRMKERRERYHIEEDEENLQPPWSPPNKVIPRRR; translated from the exons AAATCCAAACAAGATGATGATTGGGAATTACCATCTTACTTGAAagatgatgatgatgacgaTGGTTATGGAGATGGAGGATCAATGTTTTTGAAACAATCAACATTAAAGAAACAAAACAAACCTCTATTTGATCCCCTGGg tttGAACAAGGATTCGTCGATGCCTAATAGTGGAATGATATCGGAAGATAGTGAATCAACAAATAATGACTATGCTGATGACCCAATTCTTGCATTATTGA ATCCCAAACCTAAGAAAGAAAAACAGCCAAAACCAGCAAAAAGACATGGTAAAAATAAAGAATCAGATCAAAGTTTTCTGCCAACTGCTGGTCCAAAAAGAAGTTTATCTCCTCAACAAAGTGGGATGGATTTGAGCGGTAAAAACTTTGGTAGCAGTATTGGATATCAGCAAAAAAGAATGAAAAGTCCAGTCGCTGACTTATCTTCTCCAAAAGGAAGAAAATCTCCTTCAAGGG AGAAAGTTATTAGCCCGAATAGATCAGCTGAGTTGAAACGTTCATTAGAGATGCAAGATCAAAGAAGTGGTTTAATAGATAAACGCCCTGGATCACGACCAAAAACTCCTCAATCACCAATGCTATCTGGGAAACATAGTCCTGAATTAAAAGGAATTATAACTACAATGAAATCTTCTGACTCTCAAATCAG tcTTGGTGAATCAAAGAAAAAGAAAGGTAGTGACAAATCTGAATCGTTTGTCGACTTCTTACTTGATCCTTCACAACCAAAACCTGCTCCAAGAAAGAAAGGAAGCAGAACAACTTCTGAAGGTTCTCAACCAAGTCAATCATTATCAccaaaaacaattaaaaaggAAAACAAAGAAAGGAAAAAATCGCCAG ATCGATTGGGATCTCCAGATGTTTTAAAAAAGCAAAGAACACTTTCTGGTGAACGTGAACGAAGTAAATCTCCAAAACACAGATCTTTATCACCTGGTACTGACAAGAGAACTCTTTCATCAATGCCCCTGCCTTCCTTACAACCAATGGCAAAACCTTTGTCAACTCGGACAATAAATCAAAATCAGGGTTTCCAACTACAAGGAGATATTTTACCTGAACCTGTTCCAAAGGTTTCTAGAGCTG AAAAAGAAAAGTCACATTCAGATGCTGATGATCTATTAGCATTATTTAATCAGGCAATAAAAGATGAACCAGTGGATTTTCATGCTCATGCAAGAGAGAAAGAAAAAGTCAA ATCTCCACTTGATGACATAGTGCAGAAAACAGCAGAACAAAAAATGCATGAAGTTCCTCGACAACGTTCCTCTCGACTATTGATTGATAATGTTATTGACAATGTAGCCCAACATAACGACGGCTCATTATCTGATCAT agcTCAATGTCAGGGAAAGATGATCACGAGCACAAAACACCAAGAAAAAGATCTGGTAGAAAATCTTACCGAACTCCTCCTGCTAACTACCAAGGACTAGGATCTCTCACCATGCTAAAAGAACTAAAAaagaaagatgaaaaaaaagatAAAGATGACTTGAGTCAATCAGTCACTTCTGAAGATAtaagaaagaaaatttatttg GAATGGTTGGCAAAACGAGAGGAAGAAAAAAAGATAAAGAGAAAGCAAGAATTAAAAGAGAAAAAAGAACaggaaaagaaattgaaagatgAAAAAGAAGATAAAGTGAAGGAAAACATGATTGTCAGGAAAAAGTGGGAAGAAGTTAAAATT GAACAAGACAAAGAAAAAGctaaagaaaaaagaaaacaagaaaGAAATACAGAAAAAGAGAAAGAAGAGaaggaaaaacaaaaaagaaaaagtgaGAAA GATGCTGACAAAAGAAGGCAGCAATTGTTAGAAGAAGCAAAAATTAAGCATCGTGCAGAAATGAAAAAGAAGcataatgaagaaatgaagattgAGAACAATAAACAAAAGCAGAAAAAGGAAAATGAGAAAGCTGTTGAAAAATG GATGGACCGAAGAAGTCAAAAATGGGTGGAAGATCGAAAGAaagaacaaaaagaaaaaagtaaATTGCAGAAAAAAGATGAGAAGGATAAAAAGGAAGCTGCTGAAGAAGCTGAGGAACGATATAAAAC GTGGAGGGAACGTAAGGATAATCAACTGAAAGCCTCAATGAGAGAAAGTAGAATGAAAGAAAGAAGGGAAAGATATCACATAGAAGAAGATGAAGAAAATTTGCAACCACCGTGGAGTCCACCGAACAAAGTTATACCAAGGAGACGATGA